The Rhinoraja longicauda isolate Sanriku21f chromosome 17, sRhiLon1.1, whole genome shotgun sequence genome includes a region encoding these proteins:
- the LOC144601603 gene encoding ciliary microtubule inner protein 7-like isoform X2, which produces MAGAITGSWFPTGFHGHARSKSRNDIFQEYRLQAKPPPPEKLLKRLRESPLKHNFSKHDSRLVFYDGATYMENNKGKWRAKSAFGRSREFNKDLISWIPTQTEGPQQWPLISTYQADFWHHRNAQSAAVMIPQLLVPRVRRLITAAHPGSETMQTTYRQYYGHCQPNPKVQTNVYTGEVQSKPMETEASFVYVNPKPKLANGEWRPRSSPSECITVADCLSWYVPQTSGTDNEKSHGC; this is translated from the exons ATGGCTGGGGCCATCACTGGATCTTGG TTTCCGACTGGATTTCACGGACATGCCCGCAGTAAATCGAGAAATGATATATTTCAAGAATACAGACTCCAGGCCAAACCGCCCCCTCCCGAGAAACTTCTCAAGCGACTTCGG GAAAGTCCTTTGAAACACAACTTTTCCAAGCACGATAGTCGACTGGTGTTCTACGATGGTGCCACATATATGGAGAAT AACAAGGGTAAATGGCGGGCAAAAAGTGCTTTTGGAAGAAGCAGAGAATTTAACAAAGATTTAATTTCCTGGATTCCAACTCAGACCGAGGGCCCGCAGCAGTGGCCATTAATATCCACATATCAAGCGGACTTCTGGCATCACAGAAATGCACAGTCTGCAGCAGTGATGATCCCCCAACTGCTTGTCCCCCGTGTTCGGCGGCTGATCACTGCTGCCCATCCTGGGTCGGAAACGATGCAGACCACGTATCGCCAGTACTATGGGCACTGCCAGCCGAATCCAAAGGTACAGACAAATGTATACACTGGGGAAGTGCAGAGCAAGCCCATGGAAACGGAAGCATCGTTTGTCTATGTCAATCCGAAGCCGAAGCTGGCAAATGGTGAATGGAGACCACGATCCTCCCCCTCAGAGTGCATCACTGTTGCCGACTGTCTCTCGTGGTATGTCCCTCAAACAAGTGGAACGGACAACGAAAAATCTCATGGGTGCTAA
- the LOC144601603 gene encoding ciliary microtubule inner protein 7-like isoform X1 produces the protein MQRPGFGPPSESMTTPTSDPCTLTTFPTGFHGHARSKSRNDIFQEYRLQAKPPPPEKLLKRLRESPLKHNFSKHDSRLVFYDGATYMENNKGKWRAKSAFGRSREFNKDLISWIPTQTEGPQQWPLISTYQADFWHHRNAQSAAVMIPQLLVPRVRRLITAAHPGSETMQTTYRQYYGHCQPNPKVQTNVYTGEVQSKPMETEASFVYVNPKPKLANGEWRPRSSPSECITVADCLSWYVPQTSGTDNEKSHGC, from the exons TTTCCGACTGGATTTCACGGACATGCCCGCAGTAAATCGAGAAATGATATATTTCAAGAATACAGACTCCAGGCCAAACCGCCCCCTCCCGAGAAACTTCTCAAGCGACTTCGG GAAAGTCCTTTGAAACACAACTTTTCCAAGCACGATAGTCGACTGGTGTTCTACGATGGTGCCACATATATGGAGAAT AACAAGGGTAAATGGCGGGCAAAAAGTGCTTTTGGAAGAAGCAGAGAATTTAACAAAGATTTAATTTCCTGGATTCCAACTCAGACCGAGGGCCCGCAGCAGTGGCCATTAATATCCACATATCAAGCGGACTTCTGGCATCACAGAAATGCACAGTCTGCAGCAGTGATGATCCCCCAACTGCTTGTCCCCCGTGTTCGGCGGCTGATCACTGCTGCCCATCCTGGGTCGGAAACGATGCAGACCACGTATCGCCAGTACTATGGGCACTGCCAGCCGAATCCAAAGGTACAGACAAATGTATACACTGGGGAAGTGCAGAGCAAGCCCATGGAAACGGAAGCATCGTTTGTCTATGTCAATCCGAAGCCGAAGCTGGCAAATGGTGAATGGAGACCACGATCCTCCCCCTCAGAGTGCATCACTGTTGCCGACTGTCTCTCGTGGTATGTCCCTCAAACAAGTGGAACGGACAACGAAAAATCTCATGGGTGCTAA